One window of Saccharopolyspora phatthalungensis genomic DNA carries:
- a CDS encoding class E sortase, with protein sequence MAILEAPKFSGGLGAKIVRTFGELLITAGLVVLLFVVYELYVTDLFSAKKQASATMTLNGDWARGRQPHPELIDGKAFAKLYIPSFGADYHFTIQEGAEAAALEVGPGHYKGTALPGEPGNFAVAGHRVGKGAPFNDLDLLSSCDAIVVETQTDFFVYRVLPPSDEIANWSTGKGAQPQCSHVGTLRTKAADGGPYGETYGREIVSPNEGDVVAPVPHKPLDILPPAQQVALLTLTTCHPQFSDRQRLIVHAVLTNQFPKTADATYVQLLQAIGEA encoded by the coding sequence GTGGCGATCCTGGAAGCACCGAAGTTTTCGGGGGGACTCGGCGCGAAGATCGTGCGAACCTTCGGCGAGCTGCTGATCACCGCTGGGCTGGTCGTCCTGCTGTTTGTCGTCTACGAGCTGTACGTGACCGACCTCTTCTCGGCGAAGAAACAGGCCAGCGCGACGATGACGCTCAACGGGGACTGGGCACGGGGCCGGCAGCCGCATCCCGAACTGATCGACGGCAAAGCGTTCGCCAAGCTGTACATCCCGAGCTTCGGCGCCGACTACCACTTCACCATCCAGGAAGGCGCCGAAGCGGCGGCACTGGAGGTCGGGCCGGGGCACTACAAGGGCACCGCGCTGCCCGGCGAGCCAGGCAACTTCGCGGTCGCCGGGCACCGGGTCGGCAAGGGTGCGCCCTTCAACGACCTGGACCTGCTGAGCTCTTGCGACGCGATCGTAGTGGAGACGCAGACGGACTTCTTCGTCTACCGCGTACTGCCGCCCTCCGACGAGATCGCGAACTGGTCGACCGGGAAGGGCGCGCAACCGCAGTGCTCGCATGTCGGCACGCTGCGGACGAAGGCGGCCGACGGCGGCCCATACGGCGAGACCTATGGCCGCGAGATCGTCAGCCCGAACGAGGGCGATGTCGTGGCGCCGGTGCCGCACAAACCGCTCGACATCCTGCCGCCCGCACAGCAGGTCGCACTGCTCACGCTGACCACGTGCCACCCGCAGTTCTCCGACCGGCAACGGCTGATCGTGCACGCGGTGCTGACCAACCAGTTCCCGAAGACGGCCGACGCCACGTATGTCCAGTTGTTGCAGGCGATCGGGGAGGCATAG
- a CDS encoding DUF2020 domain-containing protein codes for MRRTVLALGITAALTTACSQTNQSAPTSTTPTTTTTPVQLPPDPQPTGAGPCPYLTNTFVADANGQRVSKVQTSADKPHPACFFYALTGKLQLTVRVYSGDPAVAKALVDNAAPVDTSNPATDPAGWQGGYQSTEAGAVYAVVKGGAAVIVTTNQKLTVKARSVARQAISALGL; via the coding sequence ATGCGACGAACCGTACTTGCCCTCGGGATCACCGCCGCCCTCACAACGGCCTGCTCGCAGACTAACCAGTCCGCGCCCACCAGCACTACACCGACCACCACGACGACACCGGTCCAGCTCCCGCCCGATCCGCAACCCACCGGTGCCGGGCCGTGCCCCTACCTGACCAACACCTTCGTTGCCGACGCGAACGGACAGCGCGTGTCGAAAGTCCAGACCTCGGCGGACAAGCCACACCCGGCGTGCTTCTTCTATGCGCTCACCGGGAAGCTCCAACTCACAGTTCGGGTGTATTCCGGCGACCCGGCAGTGGCGAAGGCACTCGTTGACAACGCGGCGCCGGTAGACACGAGCAACCCCGCGACCGACCCGGCAGGCTGGCAGGGCGGCTACCAGTCGACGGAAGCCGGCGCGGTGTATGCCGTGGTCAAAGGCGGTGCGGCGGTCATCGTGACGACCAACCAGAAGCTGACCGTGAAGGCGAGAAGCGTTGCCAGGCAAGCGATTTCCGCTCTCGGACTCTAG
- a CDS encoding right-handed parallel beta-helix repeat-containing protein, with product MTIRVPADAPTISAAVSLAQPGDLVLVAPGVYQESVKIATAQITLRGESRDKVIIDGRLQQPNGIVVAAPGVAVENLTVENNTQNGVLVTGSAKAVAGLPGKSGGYDTGDEPVTFLKSFLVSYVTATRNGLYGIYAFSAQNGVIEHSYTSGGADSGIYVGQCKPCHVVVRDNISELNAVGYEGTNASGDMYVVGNRFVGNRVGLTINSDHQEKLLPQRGSVVAGNLVAGNQQTPTPEQADGGWGIGIGIDGGSENQFSRNRIAGNINAGLVITATTDLPPDGNQIVENAFAANGIDVGWTFPTATQGRGNCLHANDLRTTVPAQLVTTASCPVPAQSSTPSGTWAMPKAPGGIPFTDVAVPDAQPQFPNATTTGATAVPAVPALPDTASIPLPSASLLAGCALVQTS from the coding sequence GTGACGATCCGAGTGCCGGCCGACGCCCCGACGATCTCGGCTGCGGTGTCTCTCGCTCAGCCCGGTGACCTCGTGTTGGTCGCGCCGGGCGTGTACCAAGAGTCCGTGAAGATCGCCACGGCTCAAATTACGCTTCGTGGCGAGTCTCGGGACAAGGTCATTATCGACGGGCGGTTGCAGCAGCCGAACGGCATCGTCGTCGCCGCACCCGGGGTGGCCGTGGAGAACCTGACCGTCGAGAACAACACGCAGAACGGGGTACTGGTCACCGGTTCGGCGAAAGCGGTTGCCGGATTGCCGGGGAAAAGCGGCGGCTACGACACCGGCGACGAGCCCGTCACTTTCCTGAAATCGTTCCTGGTCTCCTATGTGACCGCGACCCGCAACGGGCTGTACGGCATCTACGCGTTCTCCGCGCAGAACGGCGTCATCGAGCACTCCTACACGTCAGGTGGGGCTGACTCGGGGATCTATGTCGGCCAATGCAAGCCGTGTCACGTCGTGGTGCGGGACAACATTTCCGAACTCAACGCGGTCGGTTACGAAGGCACCAACGCCAGTGGCGACATGTACGTGGTGGGTAACCGTTTTGTCGGCAACCGGGTCGGACTCACCATCAACTCCGACCACCAGGAGAAGCTGCTCCCGCAGCGGGGTTCCGTCGTCGCCGGCAACCTGGTCGCGGGCAACCAGCAGACACCGACCCCCGAGCAGGCCGACGGCGGGTGGGGCATCGGCATCGGCATCGATGGCGGCAGCGAGAATCAGTTCAGCCGCAACCGAATCGCCGGCAATATCAACGCTGGGCTGGTGATTACCGCAACCACCGACCTGCCACCGGACGGAAACCAGATCGTGGAAAACGCTTTCGCCGCCAACGGCATTGACGTCGGCTGGACGTTTCCCACCGCCACGCAGGGACGCGGTAACTGCCTGCACGCCAATGATCTGCGCACGACGGTGCCCGCTCAGCTCGTGACGACCGCGTCCTGCCCGGTTCCTGCCCAATCGTCCACGCCGTCCGGCACGTGGGCGATGCCGAAGGCACCCGGCGGTATCCCGTTCACCGATGTGGCTGTGCCTGACGCACAGCCACAGTTCCCCAATGCCACCACCACCGGCGCCACGGCTGTTCCGGCCGTTCCGGCGCTACCGGACACCGCAAGCATCCCGCTGCCGTCGGCGTCACTACTCGCCGGCTGTGCGCTGGTGCAGACATCCTGA
- a CDS encoding SdrD B-like domain-containing protein, whose protein sequence is MVGTAGASAADGTLTVEVLRDFFGTGVINATMDVPQQGMKVDVADPAGHHVTGITDATGKVVVSPSTVLTGGQYRVDVTVPAPYSNYLRAAPASTAANHFDSFTTFVDVSGGKNASVITGVWDAADYTLPDSRYFVPIQNGASGTDTRALVTFGVNTRGSCPGDVACPTTLATQSQVGTTFGLAYDKYRHRLFQSEFARRYAPYGPDGGDAIYTVPAKGGSAPTLFAKVPFATVTPHDTANMIKDPGFTNAPGKESIGGLALSEDGSTLYAVNLLARTLVSFDATGATALRPKATVPIPAPGCAAPTDWRPFGLETHNNTLYVGGVCSAESTQNRADLKAVVYAYDGKQFSTVLTQPLTAERGAVFAGSPSAGQNNHWNPWNTDLSTWDAFRPSGTAFIDPQPELASLAFARDGSMILGFRDRFMDVLSARGLDPRPGNNTPELGMSGGDINMACANPAGGYSWEGTGNCPNHAKPATNGGQGTGVVEYFPGEFFSGGHQETALGSVAYIPQQQWVISTEFDPTVHIETSGTGYHNIRTGEGPGNNPAANAYEFVGQAENGFGKAGGLGDIAYTAANAPIQIGNVVWFDGDHNGIQDAGQVPLPNATINLLDASGKKVATTKTDAAGEYYFGGVGAAYELTPGAKYTVQFDVCTANTSKVPSQPPATELRFTLPLAGNDRAHDSNVIPPTTGQLCNGYAPVTAPANPGGVDHTIDAGVYIPQAAPPTSTPPTSTPPASTPPTDPTMPTNPPPSNTRTDSLAYTGISSLPAIIFLGVVLLGAGAAFVFVSRKRRAKQR, encoded by the coding sequence ATGGTGGGCACGGCCGGGGCTTCGGCGGCTGACGGCACACTGACGGTCGAGGTACTGCGGGATTTCTTTGGCACCGGCGTGATCAACGCCACCATGGACGTGCCGCAGCAGGGGATGAAGGTTGACGTTGCCGACCCGGCCGGCCATCACGTCACCGGCATCACGGATGCCACCGGAAAAGTCGTGGTGTCGCCGTCGACCGTGCTGACCGGCGGCCAGTACCGCGTCGATGTCACTGTTCCCGCTCCCTACAGCAATTATTTGCGGGCGGCGCCGGCTTCGACCGCAGCGAACCACTTCGACAGCTTCACCACGTTCGTCGACGTGTCGGGCGGCAAGAACGCCTCGGTAATCACCGGGGTCTGGGACGCGGCCGACTACACGCTCCCCGATTCGCGGTATTTCGTGCCGATCCAGAATGGCGCTAGCGGGACCGACACCCGGGCATTGGTGACGTTCGGAGTGAACACCCGGGGCTCGTGTCCCGGCGACGTGGCGTGCCCGACCACGCTCGCCACGCAATCCCAGGTGGGCACGACTTTCGGGCTGGCCTACGACAAGTACCGGCACCGGCTGTTCCAGAGCGAGTTCGCCCGGCGGTACGCCCCGTACGGTCCGGATGGCGGAGACGCCATCTACACCGTGCCGGCCAAAGGCGGAAGCGCGCCGACCCTGTTCGCGAAGGTGCCGTTCGCCACGGTGACGCCGCACGACACCGCGAACATGATTAAGGATCCCGGGTTCACCAACGCGCCTGGTAAGGAGAGCATCGGTGGCCTGGCCCTGTCGGAAGACGGCTCGACCCTGTACGCGGTGAACCTGCTGGCCCGGACCCTGGTGAGCTTCGATGCGACCGGGGCCACCGCATTACGACCCAAAGCGACGGTGCCGATCCCGGCCCCGGGTTGCGCGGCGCCCACCGACTGGCGGCCGTTCGGGCTTGAAACCCACAACAACACGCTTTATGTCGGTGGCGTGTGTTCCGCGGAAAGCACCCAGAACCGGGCGGACCTGAAGGCTGTCGTCTACGCCTACGACGGCAAGCAATTCAGCACGGTCCTGACCCAGCCGCTTACTGCCGAGCGCGGTGCCGTCTTTGCCGGTAGCCCGAGCGCGGGGCAGAACAACCACTGGAACCCGTGGAACACCGACCTGTCAACCTGGGACGCATTCCGCCCTAGTGGCACCGCCTTCATCGATCCGCAGCCGGAGTTGGCCAGCCTCGCCTTCGCCCGTGACGGTTCGATGATCCTGGGTTTCCGCGACCGGTTCATGGACGTTCTCAGTGCGAGGGGGCTGGACCCTCGGCCGGGCAACAACACCCCGGAACTCGGCATGTCCGGTGGTGACATCAACATGGCCTGCGCCAATCCCGCCGGTGGATACTCGTGGGAAGGCACCGGAAACTGCCCCAACCACGCGAAACCCGCCACCAACGGCGGCCAGGGCACTGGTGTCGTCGAATACTTCCCGGGCGAATTCTTTTCCGGCGGGCACCAGGAAACCGCGCTAGGCTCGGTGGCCTACATTCCGCAGCAGCAATGGGTCATCAGCACGGAGTTCGACCCGACCGTCCACATCGAAACCAGCGGAACCGGTTACCACAACATCAGGACCGGCGAGGGCCCCGGTAACAACCCGGCCGCCAACGCCTACGAGTTCGTCGGTCAGGCCGAGAATGGGTTCGGTAAGGCCGGTGGGCTCGGCGATATCGCCTATACGGCGGCGAATGCGCCGATCCAGATCGGCAACGTGGTGTGGTTCGACGGCGACCACAACGGAATCCAGGACGCCGGACAGGTGCCGCTACCGAATGCGACGATCAACCTGCTGGACGCCAGTGGCAAGAAGGTCGCTACGACCAAGACCGATGCCGCCGGCGAGTACTACTTCGGTGGGGTCGGCGCCGCCTACGAGCTCACGCCGGGTGCGAAGTACACCGTGCAGTTCGACGTGTGTACCGCGAACACCAGCAAGGTGCCAAGCCAGCCGCCGGCAACCGAGCTGCGGTTCACGCTCCCGCTGGCCGGCAATGACCGGGCACATGACTCCAACGTGATCCCGCCGACCACCGGGCAGCTGTGCAACGGATACGCACCTGTCACGGCGCCCGCCAACCCTGGAGGGGTTGATCACACGATCGACGCCGGCGTGTACATCCCACAGGCGGCACCGCCGACGTCAACGCCGCCGACGTCCACGCCGCCGGCCTCTACGCCTCCGACGGACCCGACGATGCCTACCAATCCGCCCCCATCCAACACGCGGACGGACTCGCTGGCCTACACCGGTATTTCCAGCCTGCCAGCGATAATCTTCCTCGGTGTAGTGCTCCTCGGTGCGGGCGCGGCATTCGTGTTCGTGAGCCGGAAGCGTCGCGCCAAGCAACGCTGA
- a CDS encoding Dyp-type peroxidase: MSRADYRPSRRAFLGVTGTAMAAGLTAGCESGSPQSGQLDAPASTTPVSPTGRYQAGITLPRSAQPNLLAVVADLGDAVAVGPLLADLGQAILTLTAGTDARLLGLPPGDLTVTIGVGPRLVRMVDPSLPGAVDLPQFSRERIAPQARGGDLLIQICASDALAVSVVAAALLDQAGDRIRERWRQSGRRGSNIPVDQGLTAPRNLFGFIDGIVGPHTTVQEQRDLWLAGPAPVAGGTIAVLRRMELDLPRFATLPVAGQEAVFGRRRATGVPLSGGTITSDPDLGAKTPDGRYLIPADAHVRRAHSNVVGVGLMLRRSYSTDEPVPGLLFMSFQNDIRTFTNTLTHMDNSDALLQFTTTTASATFLILPGFDQQHPLGATLFH; encoded by the coding sequence GTGAGCCGAGCCGATTATCGCCCGTCACGCCGCGCGTTCCTCGGTGTCACCGGTACCGCGATGGCCGCCGGCCTCACCGCCGGGTGCGAGTCGGGTTCCCCTCAGTCGGGCCAACTTGATGCCCCCGCGTCAACCACGCCGGTGTCACCGACGGGCCGGTATCAAGCGGGCATCACGCTCCCCCGATCGGCCCAGCCCAATCTGCTGGCCGTGGTGGCCGATCTCGGCGATGCCGTGGCTGTCGGCCCATTATTGGCCGACCTCGGCCAGGCCATCCTCACGCTCACCGCGGGGACCGATGCACGACTGCTGGGCCTACCGCCGGGCGATCTCACCGTAACGATCGGAGTGGGCCCCCGACTGGTACGCATGGTCGATCCTTCCCTACCCGGCGCCGTGGATCTCCCACAGTTCTCCCGGGAGCGGATCGCCCCGCAGGCACGCGGCGGTGACCTGCTGATACAGATCTGCGCCAGCGACGCCTTGGCAGTATCGGTCGTCGCTGCCGCGCTTTTGGACCAGGCTGGCGACCGGATACGCGAACGCTGGCGGCAGTCCGGGCGCCGCGGTTCGAACATTCCCGTAGATCAGGGCCTTACCGCGCCACGAAACCTGTTCGGTTTCATCGACGGCATCGTGGGCCCGCATACCACCGTCCAGGAACAACGAGACCTGTGGCTGGCCGGGCCGGCTCCGGTCGCCGGCGGCACCATTGCCGTACTACGACGCATGGAACTCGATCTGCCGCGGTTCGCCACGCTGCCCGTTGCCGGCCAGGAGGCAGTCTTCGGTCGGCGCCGAGCCACCGGCGTGCCTCTCTCCGGTGGCACCATCACATCGGACCCGGACCTCGGCGCCAAAACGCCGGACGGACGGTACCTCATCCCGGCGGACGCCCACGTCCGCAGGGCGCACTCCAACGTCGTTGGCGTCGGCCTCATGCTCCGTCGTTCCTACAGCACCGACGAACCCGTCCCCGGCCTGCTTTTCATGAGCTTCCAAAACGACATACGAACTTTCACCAACACCCTGACCCATATGGATAATTCCGACGCACTGCTGCAATTCACCACCACTACCGCCAGTGCGACCTTCCTGATACTCCCCGGTTTCGACCAACAACACCCGCTTGGCGCCACGCTGTTTCACTGA